In Acanthopagrus latus isolate v.2019 chromosome 6, fAcaLat1.1, whole genome shotgun sequence, the genomic window CAAACCAACAGAGCAACGGTCTTTCAGTGACCCACATCCCtgatttcactgaaaacagtatttctgtttaaaggagacctattgtgcttttcttattcatttttttaaactttccttcagtgtttacTTTATGTGCTTAAGCATTTGAAAgatcttaaaagttaaaaaggtcaaagtctgcagcAACAGAAacttttctctcccacagaatACGCTGGTCCTGAAACGCCTCACACAGCTTCTGTgaattctgtgacatcacactgcatcaccatgtcacacatttttgtgtgtttttcaggtaaGAAGGCAGGTCTTTTAGAAACAGGAGCCAAAATGGAGTGTTTCagacatgggggggggggatacagCGCTGTagcagtatgagaaaactgatgtaaTGTTTGAGCATTagagcatgtaaacctattctagtagtaacccaaaatatgAACCTAAAAATTAGCATAAATGtctattttaaaggtgcactatgtagttctgggGAAGAATCTTCaattcagaagagaaaaatcttcaaaGACTGACTTTTATGCCtaagcaaacaaaataaacaaactgtttcactttgtttaaatttggcagaccctgccatctttcaaACCTCCATCAGCATCCTGGGACCtgatttttctctgagaacaggcCAGCAAGAAGGAaaggggcaacaaaagactgggaaaacGGTGGAATGCCACAGCTGTTGGTTGGAACCCTCAGCAGGTGAACAGGTTCACTGGTATCAGGTGATGGTATCGTGATTGGGTATCGAAGGAGCTTCCTCGAAAGGCTCAGCCGATCAAGCAAGGACAGGGTGAGGTTCatcactttgtgaaacacatgactGTATGAAGGAGATTACTACATACAGTtcataaaaacagtttgtttgcaaatgagtgcattatgtttttattgtattttacaCAGATAACAAACTTTTTTTGGAATTGGGGTTGTATATTCTGAATCTAGTATTTAGGAATTTTGGTCCTATTATCCTCTTATTACTGAGCAACAGAGAAGATTTCTGCCGATGTTAGTTTTCCCCGTGAGGAAGTGTGTGCTCAATGAAAGTCTAAACATGATACCTAAAATTAAAGTGCAATGCATTTCTAGGTCCTATCTAAACACAGATTTGTCACCATCGTCTTCCAGTACTGGGCCTATCCCATATGTGAAACTCTGATAgaaagcatttttaattttagctTTAAAACAGTGTTATCTTCTTGTCAGATATGAATGTTGATATTAAATTAAGAATGATGCCATCGGCTACATCTCAGCCCCTTTCTGACTAGCAGCTGGAGGTGATGTATTGATGGCTGCTGGTCATTGTATTAGCGTTAAAGGTCAGAGTTGAGTCGCAGCCAGCTGGCAGGCAGTTTCTAATGAGGATAGCAGCAGAGCACTCTTTGTAGGATTTCTGCTGGATTGGTCTGTGCTGCTCGGCAAACGCAATCCAACCTTTCCACGTAGTGAAATACATGACATTCGATATCACGGCTTTACCTCCTCATTTCTGTAAGAATTGCCAGATGCCTGCTTTTGCTCATATTTTTCACCAAGCCTGAGCTACAACATGTGGCAGCTACTGAGACATCTCTATATCACTGGGacaaaacacagcttttatCAACGGAAGATGTCTTTTGGTCACATGATGGATTCCTCCTGCTCCCATCCTCCAAACGGAAGATGTAGAAACCTGAGGCGAGGTGACATATAGTAGAAAATCACAGGGCTGTAGAAAAGCTAGGtaaaatgcagacaaacacaaatgtgagaGGCGGGGAGCGAAGAAGTATTTCAAGGGGACATTTTCCTCAATAAACACCGCTGCTgggccaaaagcaaacagacaaattGAAAGTTTCATCAGTTTATTTGGCAGCacttcagagagaaaatgtaaacaggTTGTAACAAATATCACAGGGCATCTCTCTGCATATCTGCAGACAAATACAGACCCATCTACTATGTGATAACTTAACCAACAACTAACAGATAATTATCTCACACATGATCATACAAACAGACGTTGAATAGACTGAAGAATCATGTTCGAAGGACATACAATACATGTCAACTGCTACATTACTGCTAcatttaaattataaatcaCCTTTACATTTGAATGAAACACAATCACTTCATCACAAAGTACACAGATGAATTCCTGAAAATTGGAGAATTTTTACTcatcagttcacaagacaaaaactcactgacaaaaaagaaaaaacaaacaaaaaaaacgataGCATGCAATGAAATATACACAACATCTGAAATGCAAACAGTGTGTGCGTTCCACAATTCCCACTAATGTATGTCTGTATTGTACTATGGCTCCTTAAGAAGGTTTGTTACATGGTAAAGAGTCACAGTTAGTCACAGTCATTCCATACTATCAtagaaaataacttaaaattaaacattagcCAGTAGTTTATTCACTGTTTACAAAATTAAATGCTTTGTAAAATATTTAGTAAGcaaatgtttattgtaaagttgcaacatgtgTTCATAATAATTCCAGATGGTTAGTTActctataaacattatttgccTGGCCATGATTTGAAAAGTTTACAGCTGCTTCGTAAATGGAATATAAAGCTCgttgtagttgttttttaacagtaaaataataacaaaagtTTACCATGTGTAGACAATGGCTAACAAAAAgtgtttaatatatttaaatattagGTCAGGTCAAGGCTCAGACCATCTTCTCTTTGCCTCATTCAGAACAGGATTCAAAGGCAAATTTGGGTTAAGTGGTGTCCCCCTCTCTAGATCATGATACCTGTGGCAGGTCCtaatattaaacattatttaaagtGAATACTGGGCTCTGTAGGAATCGTcacccaacattttttttcacatttcaccgtgtaataattaCTGAAAAAAGGTGCCATGCTAGCGGCTCTCTAGTCTCTGCTTAAACACGATAGTGCTTTTAGCTTAATggtaacatcagcatgctaacatgctcactaTATCTATGTCGACATGCATAGTACTATTCAGAATTTGATACAGGTCATATAAACAGCATGTTCTGTTTTGATATTCAGAATTGTGATTGGTTCTGAATGTAGCATTTCCCAGTAAGGACATTTACGATTTGGCGGTGTGATTCAGGTTATAGGGGCATTAATTTTTGGATGTGTGCCGAGCATTCAGAATATGCGTGTCAGCCGGGGATTTTACTTTTAACGGTTAGCTCAGTGTGTTGTCGTGGTTACGGTGAGCACAAACTAACCAGTCATCACTTTGTAAGGCTGGCACACAGATGCATATCCAAAGAAGCAAAACGAGACAAGTGGTTTCCAGGGTTAGGGCGTGTTAATTGGTGCAAACGCAGCTCCATATGAACAGGAATACTGGTGAAAGATTCATTTTCATCAGCCATGTGAACAGCTCAGTGGGgattttgtatttattgaaaTGAGTGCAAAAATCTGACCGTCactgacaatgctaacatgctaacatcttTAGCAGGTACggtgtttaccatgttcaccatcttagttcagtgtgtgttagGTTTGCAAATCGGCCAATTTGGTCATAAACTAAAGTACTGCACATAGTAGAATTTCTACCTCTTGATGGCTCTACAGGAAAGGTTGAGGGTTTCACCAGAGTCATTacaattcatcctctggggatcacAAATGTCTGACCCAAATTTCATGGCTGCCCAACCAAAATGTTGTGAAGACATGTCACTCAAAACTGCACGTCGGCCTCCAGGTGGTGCTGGAGAGGAGGTCTGGAATCACCAAAGTCAACAgacttcatcctctgggaaccatgaaaATCTGTACATAATTGTGTGCCGATCCATCAAgtagacattttgacatttacactgaaaaaGTGAAAGCCTGGACTCCCTAGTGGTGCTGTGAGGTCATGTATGGGTATCTTCAAAGTCAGTAGGATTATGAATGTCTGTATAACATAACATGACAACTGATTCACTagttgagatgtttcagtcttGACCCAAGTGGTGGGCCAACATTTCTTGTACCAAATCATCGGCATGGCTTGAAAAATGCTTAAGTAATTGTGACTTTATGGACACTTGTAATACTCAATGTCCTCCCTGTAATATGTAGGTCTTGCTACCATATACTGTTACTGCAGAGACGTGAAGCTCTGCTATAATGTTTGTCCTCACATTTATTAAGGGTATTTCAGCGACTCCTGGTCCTGAGGTAGGAAAAACACGTCCGTGCCGTCACTGCTTTCATCTGCTGTCCGACAGGCTCTTGAGGCTGATGTACAGGGAGCTGACCATGGTGGCTTCGTCCTGGATGGACTCCCTCATGTCGGACTCACCCCCACACATCAGGGCCACCAGCCCCCTCGGCAGCTTCCAGCTGAACAGCAGGTAGATGCAGGGGTTCGCACAGCTGTTCAGGCTGGCCAGCAGCATCAGGATGGTGAAGGTCGCAGCTGGAGAAAATTAGATGAATATTCAACTGTGCCTTTTGATTCTTAGATTTTTGATCGCTTTTACTAGAGAAGACCAAATTCTAATTATAAATATAGTCTGAGTTTGATGAGCAATTAATTACAGTATCAATTATCAACATAAGACTCAATAAACTCTAGGCTGACTTGAGGTATTGTCTACCACAGCAGGTGAAGACGGTACCCCTAAGTGTATATCAGTGTTTTGTAGTTATGTATTGTGAAAATTGCTGGGTTTCTattgtttacagtgtttttcagatgaaGATTTCACCTGACAAGAGGGAGAATCAAATCTGGATTCCCAAATTACCCAGGATGCTGGGTTCAAAGGTGCGTTTTGTAATTCAGCATTGGTGTTTTTCACCTTAAAATGCAATTCTAATGCcagaatgtgtctttttttcttgtcatgcTGTGAGATCCAAAACCCTGTCATCTTACTATGAGTGGGCGCCTCCACGTCCCAGACGGACCACAGCTGCACGGTGAAGAAAGGCGTCCAGCAGACGATGTAGGCGAGCACGATGACCACGGTCATCTTCACCGTCTTCACCCTGGCCTTGGACACCCCTGCCACGCTGCTGGCCCTGGAGGACAGCGACTTACTGACCACCTCTCCGACGTGTTGCGTCTTCATGTGAAAGTTGAAGTGCACGGTGCGGCAGATGCGCACCTGGCACACTGTCACGGTGAGAACGGGCAGCACGAAGATCACCAGCGTGGTCCAGGTCACGTACGCTCTCGGTCCCCACGGCTTTATGAACTGCGCCCAGCAGTCGTACACTCCAGGGGCGACCTCCACCCGAGAGAAGATGAAGATCTGCGGGAGGCTGCCGATGAAAGATACGCACCAGGCTGCGCACACCGGAGCGTTCCAGCGCGCCCTGCCACGCTGGAACGTCACCATGGGGTTGCAGATGGCTTGATATCTGTCTATGGTCATCACCACTATCATGTATGTTGAAGCAAACATCCCGACCACTTGGAGGTACTTCACTGCACGACACAAAGCATCCGGACCCACGAATCTGTCCGTGATGTCCCACATGAGTTGCGGACAAACTTGGAAGAATGTGACCACCAGATCGGCGACGCACAGGTGGAAAACGAAGACGCGCATCCTGGAGAGCTGCTTCCTCCGCTTCAGCAGCACCAACAAAACCCCGATGTTCAGGATGGCTGccaagatgaagatgatggagaGAAGAGCTATTTCCAACTGAGCCAAGCGCTCATCCCGCGGCTCATCCTCGGACAGAGCGCTCTCCGAAGTGATGTTACTCGTGTTTGCTCTGAACCAAGCCATGCTTTCACCCCCAAAAACCACAAAGAGAAGCTGAACACTGTTACACAACAACTCCAGGTGAATCCAGCTTACGTGCAGACATCTTggggatgggaaaaaaaaaggatgtgggAGAATTTCGAAGTGAGCAACAAGTGTTGAGAGCGTCCACTGAGGCGCAACTGGAGTAGAGGGAGAGGGGGCTTTATATCTCCTCAtgtgtgcaggaggaggagcagcctcactcctgcacacacacaaagtattCTCACGGTGCCGAGCACATGGAAGTGTCATGAGTCTGCTCTGCTGTACATGCACTGAAACAAACGAGTCATCACATCAGTCTTTTCAATAAAAAGTAGAACCTTTTTATAGAACACTTTCTTTACACAAAACATGGCAAAGAAATaagacagagctgcagttaAACAGAGGAGAAAGCCAAAGCCAAATATtgttaaagggaaactccaccaatttacacattaaaagTGTGTCTACAGGTCAGATatgctactgcatatgtgaagaTCAGTATAAAgccctttgtggctccagaggaagctacatgtaatcatccagtgatgtcagtggctatgttgcactgtgggtaatgtaggtgccaggttcATTTATTCCACATATTCCTTTTCCCTCTAGGCACCTGTTGCCTacagtacccacaatgcaacttagccactgagtgacattacTGGAGACAATTTATAATATTACAtacagcccccctcccccccaacacacacatcagtagCAGCTTCCCAGAGAGCTGTGAACATGCTTTAAATGTGTACATTCGGTAGAGTTAACCTTTAACCAATTAAATAAGTATTTTCTACAGTTACTGATCTGCCATTTTACCAGTCAAACTAGAGACAGAGTGCCATAACACCGACAGTTTAACCAAGGACTTAACATAAAGACATGAGCTCTGTAATAAACACATGGTGAAATCTGCTGCAGTCATCCAGTCCACATTTTCTCATATGGTAGCAGCTGTGATGCCAGCAGCCTCTTGTGCATCAtctctttacatttacatggTGAAGCAGGTGAACAGAAGTGGCCCTGGGGTAATTAAGAAGGAACTTGCATTAATGAATGTCTCAGCTCTTGTAGCATCCTTTCTCAGCAATATGCATTAGCCGGCTCGATTAATAACATGAGCGGCACACAGAGTCAGGTGTccacattatcattattactctCTGACCCACGAAAGCACCTgggctctgctctgctcctcaaGGCTTTACGTAACTGAGGAGCTCATCTTTGTCCATCTGATAGCGACTCTTCTTCCAGATGTCGCGCAGCTCCTGTAACGTGGCACCTATCTCTTTGCCAGTCGTGATGCCCATCCGTCTCAGATCGTGACCGCTGACAGGGAAGCGAGGGATGGACCATCTGCTGAGCTctgtcagcagcttctcctcacCCTGATActtcagcagctcacacacttTACTTTGTGTATCCAGCTCCCGACTCTGTAAAGACGCAGCATGTGGGTGAATTAAAGCATCTTAAAAcctggtttcattttttaagtaccctataacattaaatatttatgactAAATAAGCAACAACCacgtaaagaaaaaaaaaaaactctcaatttatagttaaatatttaaacactcAGCTGATCAGCTTCATCAGGACTGTGAGTGGCAGCAACAGCAGGCAAGCGCACAACTCTCattatgttttgattaaaatattcCATTATagagattgttttcttttctgataCTGGACTTGGCCCACTTCAAACCAGTATTAAGAgcatagagaaaaaaagaatacagaAATGAGACCTATGAGACCTGTGTGATGAGGGACATTGTGCAGACATGCAGGAGAACATCACCAATAATAAAAAGCAGAGCGAAAAAATGTTTCAAGGTCCAAATGCTTTCCATATGCTCTGTAGTGAcaagtcattttctttcattttgccTGTACCATTTCATCCGGCCatctctttttctgcttctaTTGGTGATAGAGTTCAGGTTCATGTTCAGTATCTTCTTACTGAAGCTAAATCCAGTTCTGAATGAGCTCATCACATCTGAATGATTGAGATTCCCTTTATGAACTCAGATATTTATGTTAACTATCTTGTAGCAAAGTTAACGCAACAGTATggagaaattggcattttgtgcgatttggcaCCCCCCACactgcaacaccactgtcgtaaTATAAATACCAGGTTtgaaacagtttgtcagatgctAATGATAAACAGAGCTGATTACGTCAGAGCTGTgctatgtgttgaaaacttgtaaacgtgtgtaacgctgtgatcccaCCCCCTCACTGAAGtcacatagtgcagaaacaagtgataggtAGCCAAAGtggcagtgacagagacaccatccACCAAAGTATGAAactgaaaagtcatttttaaactaaaattttGCCAAACATACTAAATACTTTACTATTCAAATATGAGATATGGTAGACTCAGACTTTAACAAATTTAAGAATTTACCCGTTAGATCCATTGATTTCACTCACAGCATTCAGTCCTAGTTAATGATTGCAAACATTTCCTAGAATGCCTTTCCACTGAAACCCTATTAGTATGGGTGGGAACATGTTGCATGCAGATGTAGGTGATGGAGGGTGCAGGCGGTCTTGGTTCAGCAGGATCAAGAAAGTGAGTTTAAAAGGGTGTGACTGTTGAATACGAAGTAGGGCTGTAACTAGATTTATTGTCATGACTGTTTAATATACCGATAATGTTACTTAATaaaattgattgttttgtttgttctccgTGGAGATGCTAATCACACTTTCCCAGGGCACAAGACAACGTCAGCAAATTAAGAGTTTTCTCTGGCCCACAATCCAAAATGTGCTGTATTTAGTTTACCattagagaagatgaagaaaactaGCACTCAAATCACATTTGAGCTGAAACCCATGACTGTTTGACCAGtgatttatctttattttggaATATTTGCAGAGTAATCTCCTGTTGTTCAACTGATATATAATTTGCCTGATCATTTGAGCTCTACTTCAACGCATGTCCTAAAACTGAACTCCATCTGGCAGCTACTTAACAGTTGATGCTTGTGGGCAGTTTTTAAACTGTTAGTGATTCATGGTGGATTTCTCACGGTTGTGCATCTGACCATCCATTTAAATAAGATTTAATATATGATAATTGGGCCATCTTATGACATTACTGGCTACATTCACTGGCACACAACACAGTACATGCTGATGAATAATACTAGAACACAATCACTCTGACCACTTGTGGCAATGGTTAATGATCACATTGCTCTGCACAGTGGCAGACTATACTGTAAAActctcctgctctttttttttttataaaaacacattaataattgACATCTGACTGTTTCTACAGACTAACTGAGGGACGCTGAAACTTACGTCAATGATAAAGTCAGTGAAGGGTTTGAGGCTGTCAAGCTCGTCTTGGCTCTTACAGAGCTCCCGTCTGTATTTGACCAGGAACAGAGCTAGAGTCTTCTCCTCTTTGGAAACCTTAAGCCGGATGTCCATCTTTTCCACCTCCTCTGGGCTTTGGAAGAGAGCTGCCAGGATGGTCATGGGTTTGGGAGAGTGGTCTTTGGCGTTCCGCCACACTCGCTTCATCTCCTCAACATTGCCATCTGGAGGCAaacctgaggaggagcagaagcagcaggagtGGTTTTTACAACAGCTACAAAAACTGAAcaagttgataaaaaaaaaattatcacaCTTATACTTGTTACGATTATAATCTGTTTGACTGAGATTGTGCTGATAACATTCCTGAAGTACAGATATCTACAGATAAAAGTATTCTGCCGTAACTAAATAATCAAGAGTCTTTGAATGATCTCTGACTATTACCACTGAGTTCACTGTTCCACAAGAGTCAAGAGTCTGTGAGGCCACTTCATCTCCCCGATGGAAAATCAATTCTTCCCCATTTAGAATCAGCTTCAAATGATCAGACGCTGGAGAACTGTTGAGCTTTGACATCACCGATCCCTTTAATTGTGCCCGCCTTCACAAATAATGACTTAATAGCAGGGCAGATGTTCTCATGACAGAAAAGAGTTGAAGTTCTAACAAGTGGAACTTTTTACTAAAGTGGGTTACAGAGGGCAAGACATAATATTAGACTTGGAACAGTTAGTTCAtgcagcagaggggaaaaaaaccttaATGCTGACAATGGAGCCATAAACCTTAGTCAGTGTTAACTCTGACAAAAGATTCTGTAGACTCTTTTTATTCAACGTATAATTTTTGCTCAAATGATATACAGCAATTTAAGTAAATTAAGTGATATTCAAGTATGAAAGGTTTTCCCATTCGCCAATCTAGTAAGCCATCCAAAGAATCCAAATCTGAAAACGGCTGTATAATGTGTAATCAGTTTAAAAGGGTGCTTTTTACAGTCTGAAAAGAATTTGCACTGAAAACTTTATCATGATGTCACCAGGCTCATCTTAGCTTGGGCTGGAGAGCTTTAAAAACCTCTTAAAGCCTCCATGACAAACTGGAGATGAGGGGtttgaaagaaatgttaagttatTGAAGATGCTGCTGAGTTACATTATGggaataatacaataataaaatataaggGGGTAAAATACCTCCTTTAAGATTGGGATCAATCAGATTTAAACAGTAGTGCAAGTATTATCTGGGTCACATGACTCCTCCCATTGGTTGTTGTTACTACATAGTTTTTGGTTAAATCGATGTGACTGCACTTTGCTTGATACATATTACAGTCTGAGTGCCTGGATTGCCTCTGGTTTTTTGAAGAACACTTTTTTTACccgtcactttttttttttttttaaatcaacattgtTTTACATACAGTCATCTCCTTTTCCCATTACTCTCCATGTAATGAAAGTCACAAGATGAATGTAAGTAATGTCTCAACTACTATCAACATGAAAAAGACAGGCGTATCTTTGCCAAAGACTATTGTCttaatattgatatatatatgtaaGCTGCATTGGATCTGTATGATAGAAATTATGTTgtccctgcctcctctctcacctgtgTACTGGGCCAGTTCCATATTGTACATAAGTTCCAGGAGATGAGCAGCATGGTTCCCAACAACCATCTTTTTTAATTCCACCCAAATTCGTTCTCCTGATATGGCTGCCAGGCCTCGACCGTTGTCCCTGATAGCAGTCAGTGTCTCAGGCTCATGGTCATCCGGCTTCAAAGCCACTCTGCCATAGAACCTGGGGAGAAATTAAaggtaaaaacatgtttatgtcaaacaaacattatcaattattttcctctttcacacttgttttgcataaaaaaagtatttctccaagaaaaaaaaaatgtggccaCCTGAAATAGCGCAGTATTCTCAGGTAGTCCTCTTGGATTCTTTGCTCAGCACTGCCCACAAACCGAACTTTACGGTTCTGCAGGTCCTCATATCCTTTAAAGTAGTCATATAAAGTCCCATCAAGTCCTGTGTGAGGATAAAGTCAACATCACATGGtgaagtaaaacaaatgtactACAGAATGTAAATATGTCCCGTAAATGCACCAGAACTGACACCATATGCTGAGCATCTCCACAACATaagcaaacacagaaatgagacagcacattttattcagtggaggacaaacacactaATACCTAAAAACATGGAGTTGATGGTGAGGTCTCTCCGCTCAGCATCTTTCTGCCAGTCAGTGGTGAATTCCACCTCTGCATGACGTCCATCAGTCTGAACATCCACGCGCAGTGTGGTCACCTCAAAGTTCTCATTGTGTAGCTGTGACAGAAGaccaacagacagaacaaagatCACAGTGGGCACAGCAAAGACCGACGTGTACAATGTCCCTCTCTATCTACTCTAACTTATGGGTGTGCAGATTTCAGATGGCATTCAGAGACATATAGTTATGTCTACCTTATGCCGTTAGGGTGTTGCAGCATCTGTCCAACCGTATGGAACAAAACCCTCAACTCATTAGATGCCGCTTATCTACATATTCCAGGAATGAACAAAATCAATCAGAAGTGGAGTTTCCCGTTATCGGGCTGTGGAGTTTCCTCCCACAATCTATCAGGATGGCTGATCCATTGATGCACTTATTAGATCGATCACATTGAACAAATTCTAATAATCTCTGTATATCTGCTACTGACTTTCTGTACAATGCTATTTCTGGTGTTTATGTACACGGACACTCTGAAGTGTATGTGTTTGAATATGAGGCATTTACTGAATCTGTAGATGTGTAGCCACGGACCCGCAAGAACACATCAAGATTATTATTTCTTGAAAATCTTTATCAACTACTTTTTTTGCCTGGTTTAACTAATCTTCTGCTGAAGCACCTGGCAGATTGTTTCAGTGGTCTTCAAACCAGCTTTCAGACACTGATTTAAACAGTGAAAGCTACATCTTCAGTCTCTTACTCGTGCTGTAATGGTTCCATGCTTCTCTCCTTTATTGTTGATCATTCTGATCCCGGCATTTTGGAACATGCGCTTCATCTCCTCTGGAGTGGCTGTGGTGGCAAAGTCCACATCTTCAGGCCGCTTCCCAGACAGCAGGTCACGTACAGCACCACCTGCTATTCTCAGCTCATGCTGGTGCTTCTCAAACAcctctagaaaaaaaaaacaaatacaggagTTAGGTTTCTTTTCAGAGTGAGTGAGTCTGGAGGCAGAGACAATCTCCCCTTGTTGGGTTAAAGCTGGAGGGGCAGGGCCAGAGAGGAAACTTTCTAATACAATGAATCCTTTTGTCTTGAttcaatagaaacacattctaattattttttttcatttatgttcaGACTGCAGTTTTTCACATTGCCTATTAGGCAACTTGTCTTCTTGACTCTGCTTATTGATTTAGCCTAAACAACGGGAACATTCCTGCAGCCAGAGCAGCTTGGAAATGTGTTTAAGCCAACAAGCAGTGTTGgggagacttaaactacatgtagttgaacGTCATAGCTTAACTACAAGTTGCTGTAATttgctggtagttaaactacattcattttttgtgctgcatcaagtatttcaactacattttgggtcattttttgtagtttaactactcAGATTACAAACTACAATTCTGGCCAataatatgatttattttttttaaatatatataaaaaaacacatattttatttcagttttctttgaaaaaaggcatgaaacatgtcatgacatgctaAGCCAATGCTGCCTCTGACTGGCTTGCTCTGGCAGCTTTTTAAGTGTTGGTAGAGATGTTTTTAGTGCCAAACTGAACTGGCTGTCTGATAAAAACTTTGAGAAACTGCTCATGTCAACAAGCGATTCTGCCCTGGCATCTACCTCTAGTGCCTACGTGTTAGTGCCTCTTAAGTTCCTGTGTTGTtgaccaaaaatgtcagcttttgttctttaaaaaatgatgagttaaatgagtataagtagttggtaaagctacttttttagcagtagttttacgaactacatttctccaggtgtagaaatgtagtttgtttgtaGCTTCCCCAACACTTCTAACAAGTGTCATCCAGGGAATATTAAAGGGGCTTTCCACCAGTTCTtcacatgaataataaaactgaCATTCCAAACTGGAAGTACAGAGTATAcaagatgtgtgtttacaggacaaAGAGTCCAACAAAAGTATTGTATTATGGGAAATCAGAACTTCTTTTGGCCCTTTATCCAAAGTAGGGGCAAGAGAttatgttttcctctgctgcattaGTTTGACTGATAATTTCTAATCTCCTCAGGTCCACTAACCAATA contains:
- the LOC119020518 gene encoding vasopressin V2 receptor-like — translated: MTLPCARHRENTLCVCRSEAAPPPAHMRRYKAPSPSTPVAPQWTLSTLVAHFEILPHPFFFPSPRCLHVSWIHLELLCNSVQLLFVVFGGESMAWFRANTSNITSESALSEDEPRDERLAQLEIALLSIIFILAAILNIGVLLVLLKRRKQLSRMRVFVFHLCVADLVVTFFQVCPQLMWDITDRFVGPDALCRAVKYLQVVGMFASTYMIVVMTIDRYQAICNPMVTFQRGRARWNAPVCAAWCVSFIGSLPQIFIFSRVEVAPGVYDCWAQFIKPWGPRAYVTWTTLVIFVLPVLTVTVCQVRICRTVHFNFHMKTQHVGEVVSKSLSSRASSVAGVSKARVKTVKMTVVIVLAYIVCWTPFFTVQLWSVWDVEAPTHTATFTILMLLASLNSCANPCIYLLFSWKLPRGLVALMCGGESDMRESIQDEATMVSSLYISLKSLSDSR
- the trnt1 gene encoding CCA tRNA nucleotidyltransferase 1, mitochondrial, whose protein sequence is MWSRLLSPRVVGRTSLCWRSLFTMQLKTSEFQALFNDGLNGLAEVFEKHQHELRIAGGAVRDLLSGKRPEDVDFATTATPEEMKRMFQNAGIRMINNKGEKHGTITARLHNENFEVTTLRVDVQTDGRHAEVEFTTDWQKDAERRDLTINSMFLGLDGTLYDYFKGYEDLQNRKVRFVGSAEQRIQEDYLRILRYFRFYGRVALKPDDHEPETLTAIRDNGRGLAAISGERIWVELKKMVVGNHAAHLLELMYNMELAQYTGLPPDGNVEEMKRVWRNAKDHSPKPMTILAALFQSPEEVEKMDIRLKVSKEEKTLALFLVKYRRELCKSQDELDSLKPFTDFIIDSRELDTQSKVCELLKYQGEEKLLTELSRWSIPRFPVSGHDLRRMGITTGKEIGATLQELRDIWKKSRYQMDKDELLSYVKP